In Abyssisolibacter fermentans, the genomic window TTGATACTTTTGCATTTAGAAAACCTCAACTGTTAAATCAAATTAAAGTGTTCGAGATTGACCGTCCTGCAACTCAAGCTATGAAAATAAAACGTATTAAGGAACTTAAATGGGATATAAGTCCATCATTAAATTTTGTACCTGTTGATTTTTCAAAGGATGATTTTATAGAAATGTTACTTAATTCGGATTATAATCCTAATAAATTGACGTTTTTTGGCTGGCTTGGAGTTACATACTACTTAACAAAAGAAGATATTTTAAAAACATTAAAAGCGATTGCTCGTATTTCAACAAAAGGCAGCTCTATTGTCTTTGATTATTTGGATAATGATGCTATTAATAATGAAAATACAGCAAAACGTGTAAGAGATATGATAAAACTTGCTGAGAGTGCAGGTGAGCCTATGAAATCATTTTTTGAATATTTAGAGCTTGAAGATTACTTACAAAAAGCAGGTTTTAATATTTATGAACATCTTAATCCTTTGGAAATAGAGGACAAATATTTTAAAGGACGTAATGAT contains:
- a CDS encoding class I SAM-dependent methyltransferase — translated: MEENKASMTAKVTTYGRAYHSLYDNPKIFDDFLAPKILTDEEFSEISKHMAGGIKFFNPEEAHLYEDIEAALKWVTQTQVAPTSLARSRYTEDMLENAIKLGVEQYVILGAGFDTFAFRKPQLLNQIKVFEIDRPATQAMKIKRIKELKWDISPSLNFVPVDFSKDDFIEMLLNSDYNPNKLTFFGWLGVTYYLTKEDILKTLKAIARISTKGSSIVFDYLDNDAINNENTAKRVRDMIKLAESAGEPMKSFFEYLELEDYLQKAGFNIYEHLNPLEIEDKYFKGRNDYYHAFENINYVLAVLQNGNI